One Vitis vinifera cultivar Pinot Noir 40024 chromosome 8, ASM3070453v1 genomic window carries:
- the LOC104880033 gene encoding uncharacterized protein LOC104880033, translated as MDSASSIFANVNNIPMLNGTNFKKWKDDIVIVLGCMDLDYALREDRPTDLTSASTAEQRAAMEKWKRSNRMSLMIMKHSIPKAIRGAIPEKTRAKTFLDQIANQFAANEKVDTSVILSKLVSMRYKGKENIREYIMEMSNLMTRLKALKNEFATEIKRHNMTSGIPGYTAPRITIGTLTLGN; from the exons ATGGATTCAGCATCTTCTATATTTGCTAATGTTAATAACATTCCTATGCTTAATGgcacaaacttcaagaaatggaaggaCGACATTGTAATTGTGCTCGGGTGCATGGATTTGGACTATGCATTAAGAGAGGATCGCCCTACAGACCTCACTAGTGCCAGTACTGCTGAGCAAAGGGCTGCTATGGAAAAATGGAAGCGATCCaatcgcatgagtctaatgataATGAAGCACTCAATTCCAAAAGCTATAAGGGGTGCAATACCTGAGAAGACCCGAGCCAAGACATTCTTGGACCAGATAGCAAACCAATTCGCTGCAAACGAAAAGGTTGACACAAGCGTtattcttagtaagcttgtctcCATGCGGTAcaaagggaaagagaatataAGGGAGTACATAATGGAAATGTCCAATCTTATGACTAGACTCaaggcactaaa AAATGAATTCGCTACTGAGATCAAGAGACACAACATGACCAGTGGCATCCCAGGTTACACCGCCCCAAGAATAACAATCGGCACTTTGACTCTAGGAAACTAG